The Bacillus sp. Marseille-Q1617 genome has a segment encoding these proteins:
- a CDS encoding 2OG-Fe(II) oxygenase: MESNESIVKEQSIFHHIGNKIKTEDREIQIIARMEEPCIVVLGNVLSEEECDALIQLSKDRMNRSKIGNTRHVDDLRTSSSMFFEEAENDVVAKIERRVSQIMNVPVAHGEGLQVLNYKIGQEYKAHFDFFQSASNRPVNNPRISTLVMYLNDVEEGGETYFPKLNFSVSPQKGMAVYFEYLYDNQELNDLTLHGGGPVVIGDKWAATQWMRRKVYR, translated from the coding sequence ATGGAATCAAATGAATCGATTGTTAAGGAACAAAGTATTTTTCATCATATCGGGAATAAAATCAAAACCGAAGATAGAGAGATTCAGATTATTGCACGAATGGAAGAACCGTGCATCGTCGTCTTGGGCAATGTGTTGAGTGAAGAAGAATGTGATGCCCTCATTCAGTTGTCAAAAGACCGTATGAACCGGTCAAAAATCGGCAACACGCGCCACGTTGACGATCTCAGGACAAGCAGCAGCATGTTCTTCGAAGAAGCCGAAAACGATGTAGTGGCTAAAATCGAAAGAAGGGTATCTCAAATCATGAATGTCCCCGTCGCACATGGTGAAGGACTTCAAGTACTGAATTACAAAATCGGCCAGGAATACAAAGCACACTTCGATTTTTTTCAATCAGCATCAAATAGACCCGTAAATAATCCTCGAATCAGCACGCTTGTCATGTATCTGAATGACGTAGAGGAAGGCGGCGAGACCTACTTCCCTAAGTTAAACTTTTCTGTTTCACCACAAAAAGGCATGGCAGTATACTTTGAATATTTATATGATAATCAAGAATTGAACGATCTCACCCTGCACGGAGGCGGACCAGTTGTCATCGGTGACAAATGGGCAGCGACACAGTGGATGAGAAGAAAGGTTTATAGATAA
- a CDS encoding sulfite exporter TauE/SafE family protein, whose protein sequence is MTDVFIFISIIFIASILQTSTGFGFSIMATPFLLLLFQPDEAIQINLILSLLISLALVWKIRTFIDIHLMRKFITGSLAGVPVGIFIFMTIDDLTTFKIVVSVLLLALTVLLLLKFRIKRTPFRDYLIGGISGMLTTSIGMPGPPLLLYFTGTGTKKEVLRATTLAFYLFIYLISLMTQLMFSGTTREVWESSLYAIPLVALGLLLGQILFNWINQQIFTIFTYVLLSFTGIYLLIESIFF, encoded by the coding sequence GTGACAGATGTATTCATCTTTATTAGCATCATTTTCATCGCCTCAATCCTTCAGACCAGCACAGGATTCGGCTTCTCGATCATGGCGACACCGTTTTTACTCCTGCTGTTTCAGCCGGATGAAGCCATTCAAATCAATCTTATTCTATCCCTCCTGATTTCATTGGCGCTCGTGTGGAAAATCAGGACATTCATCGACATACATTTAATGAGAAAGTTTATTACTGGCAGTCTGGCAGGCGTCCCGGTCGGCATTTTTATCTTTATGACGATAGACGATCTTACCACGTTTAAGATAGTGGTCAGCGTCTTATTGCTAGCACTGACCGTGCTGCTCTTATTGAAATTCAGGATTAAACGGACGCCATTCCGCGACTACCTGATCGGAGGCATTTCAGGTATGCTGACAACCAGCATCGGAATGCCTGGGCCGCCGTTATTGTTGTATTTTACGGGGACCGGTACGAAAAAGGAGGTCCTGCGTGCGACTACACTTGCATTCTATTTATTCATTTATCTTATCAGTCTGATGACCCAGCTCATGTTTTCAGGAACAACCAGGGAGGTCTGGGAATCAAGCCTCTATGCGATTCCGCTCGTTGCTCTCGGACTGCTATTGGGACAAATTCTCTTTAACTGGATTAACCAGCAAATTTTTACGATTTTCACATATGTACTATTAAGTTTCACAGGAATTTACTTATTGATAGAGAGTATATTTTTCTAA
- a CDS encoding trans-aconitate 2-methyltransferase: MVGIDVDHEMIEEAQRIHGEIRTGNIQWYHGTLEHFKTVNDKRFDLVMIAKAFHWMDRPLTLEHLYDMAEEGGGVAIIDNYEPDKRLEPWQIRLNDVVKKWYGNERKAGDSTYAHPVLSHEEVLAESRFKVEAHRFPSYEVIWSIESILGNLYSTSYGNRRFIEGNIEDFEREVKEALLGVDASGIYKETLKLSVLVGIKK; encoded by the coding sequence ATTGTCGGGATCGATGTTGATCATGAAATGATCGAAGAAGCACAAAGGATTCACGGAGAGATAAGGACAGGGAACATTCAATGGTATCACGGGACACTCGAGCATTTTAAAACGGTGAATGATAAGCGTTTCGACCTTGTCATGATCGCCAAGGCATTCCACTGGATGGACCGGCCTCTGACATTGGAACATCTGTATGACATGGCAGAAGAAGGCGGCGGGGTGGCAATCATCGATAATTACGAGCCGGACAAGAGGCTCGAACCGTGGCAAATCAGGTTAAATGATGTAGTCAAGAAGTGGTATGGGAACGAACGAAAAGCTGGTGACTCGACGTATGCCCATCCCGTCTTAAGTCATGAGGAAGTGCTCGCCGAATCCCGATTCAAAGTGGAAGCACATCGCTTCCCGTCTTATGAGGTAATCTGGAGCATCGAATCGATCCTGGGAAACTTGTATTCTACCTCCTATGGAAACAGGCGGTTCATCGAAGGGAACATCGAGGACTTCGAACGGGAAGTGAAAGAAGCATTGCTGGGGGTTGATGCCAGCGGGATTTACAAAGAGACTCTGAAGTTATCGGTTCTAGTCGGAATCAAGAAATGA
- a CDS encoding sigma-70 family RNA polymerase sigma factor yields the protein MIPAKAKTDPFHISKIREKDMESIIEWFERHQQSFYTLGWSYLRNQQQMEELFYRAITAAHEGLPRFKKDTPFETWASSIFIQSCRELSKEDQGQDAKRTEPRQDVFDALDHLGMHEREAIALTYLKGFTMEDSSRILQVDVETLEERIFSGIQSLRKEMGYGSHFAGCRDYKKNYIDYLGRTLGRPEKVELEIHIYHCPNCQEDLAAFQDVTLTLTGITEDFQAPPGFMEKVKHRVMENEKRRQLKKKKRNHIGLAFAGVLALLLCTGFVTGSFTSLYYTWTEDQEELRTYLQHDLGERLNLEAESEGVVIRIKGVVADDIQTLVFYEITDTKEDNQYAMNVHDGVFVQNEGEIMDRSANPRYGPPVTHSDRHDETNVYQGKMNLLPLTEDSGTVELKITRLQKLIRDSGDSDELSRLGSEEMEFAHGDWSFEIPVTKQSSVEHELAQETEIEGIPVRFDKLIIAPTATILQYSFKLGQPEKQIGMLNFDSIQAGDKKLDADLYGSNFVEASGNMDWNTLQTHFESLYGENVKELDVQFGSMHLTVQDPKTIELDPDQGYPQTFEYLGSTISIDKVEVGFPTKVVISNHDLKDRQYESLQFRVTGEKENENDTISMSMGMNSEGVLVDKNGKEYDIRKGPYRFEELDQPRYFHTIQTFEIFNDTSGEKVIPAKLEVEGYNTTKYLNEKVKIEL from the coding sequence ATGATCCCAGCTAAAGCAAAAACAGATCCCTTTCATATCAGCAAAATAAGAGAGAAGGACATGGAATCCATCATCGAATGGTTCGAACGGCACCAGCAATCGTTCTACACACTCGGCTGGTCATATCTAAGGAACCAGCAGCAAATGGAGGAACTTTTTTACCGTGCCATCACTGCCGCACATGAAGGGCTGCCGCGTTTTAAAAAGGACACTCCATTCGAAACATGGGCTTCTTCTATTTTCATACAGTCCTGCCGCGAGCTCTCCAAAGAGGATCAGGGGCAGGATGCAAAGAGAACTGAACCGAGGCAGGATGTATTCGATGCCTTGGATCATTTGGGAATGCATGAAAGAGAAGCTATTGCGTTGACATACCTGAAGGGTTTTACTATGGAAGATTCATCCCGTATTCTCCAGGTTGATGTTGAAACGCTGGAAGAACGGATCTTTTCCGGTATCCAGTCATTAAGAAAAGAGATGGGCTACGGATCACACTTCGCAGGCTGTCGTGATTACAAAAAGAACTATATCGATTATTTAGGAAGAACCCTCGGACGTCCCGAGAAAGTGGAACTTGAAATACATATCTATCATTGCCCGAACTGCCAAGAGGATCTTGCTGCATTCCAGGATGTCACGCTGACTCTTACAGGAATCACTGAAGATTTTCAAGCGCCGCCGGGGTTCATGGAGAAAGTGAAACACCGAGTGATGGAAAACGAAAAACGCAGGCAGCTGAAGAAAAAGAAGCGTAATCATATCGGGCTTGCGTTTGCCGGAGTTCTTGCTTTGCTGTTGTGCACAGGTTTTGTAACCGGCAGCTTCACTAGCCTCTACTACACGTGGACAGAAGACCAGGAAGAGTTACGTACCTATCTTCAGCATGACCTTGGAGAACGCTTGAATTTGGAAGCGGAAAGTGAAGGGGTGGTCATCAGGATCAAAGGTGTGGTTGCCGACGATATTCAGACACTTGTCTTTTATGAAATCACCGATACGAAAGAAGACAATCAATATGCGATGAATGTCCATGATGGGGTTTTCGTACAGAATGAAGGTGAAATCATGGACCGCTCTGCCAATCCAAGGTACGGACCGCCCGTCACACATTCGGATCGTCATGATGAAACGAACGTGTATCAGGGCAAGATGAATCTGCTGCCACTCACCGAGGATAGCGGGACCGTTGAATTGAAGATCACCAGACTGCAAAAGTTGATTCGGGATTCTGGTGATTCTGATGAATTAAGCCGCTTGGGTTCAGAGGAAATGGAATTTGCCCATGGTGATTGGAGTTTCGAGATTCCGGTGACAAAACAATCCTCAGTCGAACATGAATTGGCTCAAGAAACAGAAATTGAAGGCATCCCTGTCCGTTTCGACAAACTCATCATTGCTCCTACAGCGACTATCCTGCAATATAGTTTTAAACTTGGGCAGCCTGAAAAGCAAATTGGTATGCTCAACTTTGACAGCATACAAGCGGGGGATAAAAAACTGGATGCCGATTTGTATGGCAGTAACTTCGTGGAGGCATCTGGAAATATGGATTGGAATACACTTCAAACACATTTTGAATCGTTATACGGTGAAAATGTGAAGGAGCTGGATGTCCAGTTTGGGTCGATGCATTTGACAGTCCAAGATCCCAAAACCATTGAACTCGATCCTGACCAGGGATATCCCCAAACCTTTGAGTACCTGGGAAGTACCATTTCAATCGACAAGGTGGAAGTGGGTTTCCCTACCAAAGTCGTCATCAGTAACCATGATTTGAAAGACAGGCAATACGAATCTCTTCAGTTCCGCGTTACTGGTGAGAAGGAGAATGAAAATGACACTATTTCGATGTCAATGGGGATGAATTCAGAAGGGGTCCTGGTGGACAAAAACGGAAAGGAATATGATATCCGCAAAGGACCTTACAGATTTGAGGAACTGGACCAGCCGCGCTATTTCCACACTATTCAAACCTTTGAAATCTTTAATGACACTTCTGGAGAAAAAGTAATACCGGCCAAGCTTGAGGTTGAAGGATATAACACGACGAAATATTTGAATGAAAAGGTAAAAATAGAGTTGTAA
- a CDS encoding metallophosphoesterase: MNKIKNLESPDNIRIIVISDIHGELELFKDLLEKVHYSHEDYLIINGDLCEKGSNSLGVVRYIMDLSATHSNIHVTEGNCDTLVEDLLEENPKLLNYLTARKHSIINEWLGQIGFALNEATTIQEIKERLIHHFSKEMKWLTELPTAIETEDYIFVHAGLEEKEDWKDTDRITAITLQSFLDKSHLADKYVIVGHWPVVNYSSDISSHNPIIDEGKKIIAIDGGNIIKKTGQLNAFIINRTTDGDVFSYTYTDKFPLYAVMQDFQAEPVMTGSISYPAYELQPLQKDEHFTICKQEGTNEKLLVKNEYIHQDEDGNFTAKSDVSCALISVEKGDIVSLMDDTCSGFDLVKKDGMSGWVPKGILQKFNKSEKNEQKIDNQVKCC; encoded by the coding sequence GTGAACAAAATCAAAAACTTGGAGTCCCCTGACAATATAAGAATCATCGTAATCTCCGACATCCACGGGGAATTGGAGCTATTTAAGGATTTATTGGAAAAGGTGCATTACAGCCATGAAGACTATTTAATCATCAATGGTGATCTTTGTGAAAAAGGAAGCAATAGTCTAGGGGTTGTCCGGTACATAATGGATCTATCAGCCACCCACTCAAACATTCATGTCACAGAAGGCAATTGTGATACGTTGGTGGAAGATCTATTGGAAGAAAACCCTAAATTACTAAACTATTTGACAGCGAGAAAGCATTCCATCATCAATGAATGGCTCGGGCAAATCGGATTTGCCCTGAATGAAGCGACAACGATCCAGGAGATAAAGGAGCGATTGATACATCACTTCTCAAAAGAAATGAAGTGGTTAACGGAATTACCGACTGCGATTGAAACAGAGGACTATATTTTTGTTCATGCAGGCCTTGAAGAGAAAGAAGATTGGAAGGACACGGATCGGATAACGGCCATCACTTTACAATCGTTCCTCGATAAATCACATCTTGCAGACAAATATGTAATCGTCGGTCACTGGCCGGTCGTAAACTACTCTTCGGACATTTCTTCACATAATCCAATCATCGATGAAGGTAAAAAAATCATCGCCATTGATGGCGGGAACATCATAAAAAAGACCGGACAGCTGAATGCCTTTATCATAAATCGAACGACAGATGGAGATGTCTTTTCCTATACATATACCGACAAGTTTCCTCTTTACGCAGTGATGCAAGATTTTCAGGCGGAGCCAGTGATGACCGGCTCCATTTCATACCCTGCTTATGAGCTTCAACCCCTTCAAAAAGATGAACATTTCACGATTTGCAAGCAGGAGGGGACCAACGAGAAGCTCCTGGTGAAAAATGAGTATATACACCAAGATGAAGATGGGAACTTCACTGCAAAATCCGATGTTTCCTGTGCGCTGATCAGCGTGGAAAAAGGGGACATCGTCTCCCTTATGGACGATACCTGTTCTGGATTTGACTTGGTGAAAAAAGATGGGATGTCAGGGTGGGTTCCCAAAGGCATTCTCCAAAAGTTTAATAAGAGTGAAAAGAATGAACAAAAAATCGATAATCAAGTGAAATGCTGCTAG
- a CDS encoding sodium:solute symporter codes for MADWQIAMFMMIGYLVIALIVGVMAGRGHDKNSLDEFTVAGGGLGLIVMWFLMGGAVFSAFSFLGAPGWAYSKGAPALYILTYTAFAILPWYIIGPKIGKIGRKFNIYTVAGFMKKRYGGKALPILIGVIALLASIQYLATQMKGMAYIFNIMTEGRIPLWLGALLAYGIVVVYVATGGLRAAAWSDVFQGLLMIIISWVVGMAIVNQLHGSVGEMFTNLVQETPQFLEIGNEGSTMSGTAYTTTILVSLIGFLMWPHLFSKSYASNARTIKKTVLVYPVFALFLIPLLFVGFSAVNVVNPADIGAPDEILPYLITTVLSLPGWVYGLVGAGALAAAMSTADAITHSASLEFTDGVIKNIKPDLPDKTTLFLMRAGVFVVGGLAYVITVFGGQGLIALLLGAYGSIVQFAPGVYGALYSKKVTAPAVITGLVVGTFVNYYFQLVAETTPLDIHAGILGLICNIIIVVTVSSFTRQKSVKMAEEYRNIG; via the coding sequence ATGGCAGATTGGCAGATTGCAATGTTCATGATGATCGGCTACTTGGTGATCGCACTCATCGTGGGTGTGATGGCAGGCAGGGGGCATGATAAGAATTCACTGGATGAGTTTACAGTTGCAGGCGGGGGGCTGGGACTTATCGTGATGTGGTTCCTTATGGGAGGGGCTGTGTTCAGTGCCTTTTCATTTTTGGGTGCTCCCGGATGGGCGTACTCCAAAGGCGCACCTGCACTATATATTTTAACTTATACTGCATTTGCCATTCTGCCGTGGTATATTATCGGTCCGAAGATTGGAAAAATCGGGCGCAAGTTCAATATTTATACGGTAGCAGGATTTATGAAGAAACGTTACGGAGGCAAGGCGCTGCCGATCTTGATCGGTGTCATTGCCCTGCTCGCCTCCATTCAATACCTTGCCACGCAAATGAAAGGGATGGCGTACATATTCAATATCATGACGGAAGGGCGAATCCCGTTATGGCTTGGTGCCCTGCTGGCGTATGGAATTGTAGTGGTGTACGTCGCAACAGGCGGACTCCGGGCAGCAGCGTGGTCGGACGTCTTCCAAGGACTTTTGATGATCATCATTTCCTGGGTCGTAGGCATGGCCATCGTCAATCAGCTGCATGGCAGTGTAGGAGAGATGTTCACGAACCTCGTTCAGGAAACCCCTCAATTCCTGGAAATTGGAAATGAAGGATCGACCATGTCGGGGACGGCCTATACGACAACAATCCTTGTCTCCCTCATTGGGTTCTTGATGTGGCCCCATCTGTTCTCGAAATCATACGCCTCCAATGCCCGTACGATCAAGAAGACAGTATTGGTGTACCCTGTATTTGCCCTCTTCTTGATCCCATTGTTGTTCGTAGGTTTTTCTGCAGTCAACGTGGTGAACCCGGCAGATATCGGGGCTCCGGATGAAATTCTTCCTTATCTGATCACCACCGTCCTCAGTCTTCCGGGCTGGGTGTATGGACTCGTAGGGGCAGGTGCATTGGCTGCAGCCATGTCGACAGCCGATGCGATCACGCACAGTGCGTCGCTTGAATTTACTGACGGAGTCATCAAGAACATAAAGCCCGACCTTCCTGATAAAACGACATTGTTTCTCATGAGAGCCGGCGTCTTCGTTGTCGGGGGACTTGCCTATGTCATCACAGTATTTGGGGGACAGGGACTCATCGCCCTTCTTCTCGGGGCCTATGGATCCATCGTCCAATTCGCCCCGGGGGTTTACGGGGCACTCTATTCGAAAAAAGTGACCGCACCGGCCGTCATCACTGGTCTCGTTGTCGGGACATTCGTCAACTACTACTTCCAGCTTGTAGCAGAAACCACGCCGCTCGACATCCACGCGGGGATCCTTGGACTGATCTGTAACATCATCATCGTTGTCACTGTCAGTTCATTCACCAGGCAGAAAAGCGTGAAGATGGCGGAGGAGTATCGTAATATCGGATAA
- a CDS encoding DUF3311 domain-containing protein — MTKSTFTKLYCISLGIPFLLLIFPLFSIGNRAAPVVMGMPFSVFWVILWIIITFLIVLVLYRIDPDKDEEGAN; from the coding sequence ATGACCAAAAGCACATTTACTAAACTGTATTGCATTTCTCTGGGTATCCCGTTTCTGCTGCTTATCTTCCCTTTGTTTTCCATCGGGAATAGGGCTGCACCTGTCGTAATGGGCATGCCGTTTTCAGTGTTCTGGGTGATCCTGTGGATCATCATCACCTTTTTAATCGTACTTGTTCTATACCGGATCGATCCGGACAAAGATGAAGAGGGGGCAAACTGA
- a CDS encoding amidohydrolase: MSPTMLFINGEVVTVDSVFSVNEAVAIQGNEILAVGTNEDVLALANEQTKIVNLEGRSILPGFIDAHAHLELYGTNRLGVNGKEASSIDELIGKLKEKEKTTPKGKWIRGWGYNQNHYEERRHLTRWDLDQVSTEHPVIVVRTCGHISCVNSKALELAGIDSQSEDPSGGKYVRENGEPTGLLLEAAHMNMFLFANFSEEEVQQGLSLASEDFLKKGITSVHDAGGYGPGHIRSLQNAAASKRIKQRIYALYGSLHDSPGMVEKGLASGIGTGLGDEWMKIGPAKVFIDGSSSGPTAKTREPYTSNQEDSGILYLDQEELNESLGSAHGAGWQITAHAIGDEAVEMMIEAVRTALQRDPRENHRHRIEHAGMTPEDLLRKMKELNIIPIPNPAFIYEFGDGYIRDYGERVNVMFPLRSYSEMDIPFAIGSDSPITSVDPLHGIYTAVTRKSKSGEVVGAGQRITVQEAIKAYTWNGAYASFEDHLKGSIEPGKLADLVVLNGSILTCEPERLRELRVEMTILDGKIEYAAKKEGVI; this comes from the coding sequence GTGAGTCCCACAATGCTCTTCATAAATGGAGAAGTGGTCACTGTTGATTCTGTATTTTCTGTAAACGAAGCGGTGGCCATACAAGGAAATGAAATTCTCGCAGTAGGCACGAATGAAGACGTACTGGCATTAGCAAATGAACAGACTAAAATCGTGAATCTAGAGGGCAGAAGCATCCTCCCCGGTTTCATCGATGCCCATGCACACCTAGAGCTCTATGGTACAAACAGACTGGGGGTGAATGGCAAAGAAGCATCCAGCATCGACGAACTTATTGGGAAACTGAAAGAAAAAGAGAAAACCACCCCGAAAGGAAAATGGATAAGAGGATGGGGCTATAATCAGAATCATTACGAGGAAAGAAGGCATTTAACCAGGTGGGATCTGGATCAGGTTTCAACCGAGCATCCGGTCATCGTCGTAAGGACTTGCGGACATATTTCCTGTGTGAACAGCAAAGCCCTTGAGCTTGCCGGGATCGACTCCCAATCTGAAGACCCTTCCGGCGGAAAATATGTCAGGGAAAACGGGGAACCGACAGGCCTATTGTTGGAAGCCGCCCATATGAATATGTTCCTTTTTGCCAACTTTTCGGAAGAGGAGGTGCAGCAAGGGCTCTCGCTCGCATCCGAAGATTTTTTAAAAAAAGGAATCACTAGTGTTCATGATGCAGGAGGTTACGGGCCCGGACACATCCGCTCCCTTCAAAATGCTGCTGCATCAAAGCGTATAAAACAAAGGATTTATGCTCTCTACGGATCCCTGCATGACTCTCCCGGAATGGTCGAAAAAGGACTTGCAAGCGGCATCGGGACAGGACTCGGAGATGAATGGATGAAAATCGGTCCTGCCAAGGTTTTCATCGATGGAAGCAGCAGCGGTCCTACAGCTAAGACAAGGGAGCCGTATACAAGCAATCAGGAAGATTCCGGTATTCTTTACCTGGATCAAGAGGAGTTGAATGAATCCCTTGGAAGCGCGCATGGAGCAGGCTGGCAGATAACGGCGCATGCCATTGGGGACGAAGCGGTTGAAATGATGATTGAAGCCGTCCGGACTGCACTTCAACGCGATCCGAGGGAAAATCATCGCCATCGGATCGAACATGCCGGCATGACCCCAGAAGATCTCCTCCGGAAGATGAAAGAGCTGAATATCATCCCCATTCCCAATCCCGCGTTCATTTACGAATTCGGTGACGGCTACATAAGGGACTATGGAGAGAGAGTGAATGTGATGTTCCCATTAAGGAGTTATTCGGAAATGGACATCCCTTTCGCCATCGGTTCCGATAGCCCGATCACTTCCGTGGATCCGCTTCACGGCATATACACTGCAGTCACCCGAAAGAGTAAATCAGGTGAGGTGGTAGGTGCGGGGCAGCGGATAACCGTCCAGGAAGCAATCAAGGCCTATACGTGGAACGGGGCTTATGCCAGCTTCGAAGACCACTTGAAAGGCAGCATTGAACCAGGAAAGCTTGCAGACCTTGTTGTCTTGAATGGATCTATTTTGACATGTGAACCGGAAAGATTAAGAGAATTGAGAGTGGAAATGACGATCTTGGATGGAAAAATCGAATACGCGGCGAAAAAGGAGGGCGTCATATGA
- a CDS encoding Zn-dependent hydrolase — MSINGDRLKKHLEELSEIGKIGETGVCRLAHSKEDREAVEVVKGWMEEAGLSTKIDGFGNLIGRMEGSQPDKPILILGSHIDSQPYGGRFDGTAGALGAIEVVHSMKEKGITPHRTIEVICFSDEEGSRFNKGIFGVRGLAGMLEEGELERRDKQGVTRREALKEFGVEPDLSQSPVYQKGDIAAFLELHIEQGPVLEQKNKPVGIVSGISGPIWLTVTLEGFAGHAGSVPMPMRQDALVGASEIIRKFDELVKSEGTDTTVGTVGSMQVFPNSRNIIAEKVEFTVDLRDIDLEARTQLEEKLYEIIEGTAKEYNLKYEIKEDTRSEPRYCADWIKNIMNEEDGKLGFDSPTLMSGPFHDALIMSYISDYGMIFVRCEKGISHNPLEFAEMEDIEKGVQLLYATAVRISQS; from the coding sequence ATGTCCATTAATGGTGATCGTTTAAAGAAGCATCTTGAGGAGCTTTCAGAAATAGGGAAAATTGGTGAGACAGGTGTATGCCGTTTGGCACATTCAAAGGAAGACCGCGAGGCGGTGGAAGTGGTAAAAGGCTGGATGGAAGAAGCAGGCTTGTCAACGAAGATCGATGGCTTCGGGAACTTGATTGGAAGAATGGAAGGTTCACAACCGGACAAGCCAATCCTCATACTGGGCTCACATATTGATTCACAGCCATATGGAGGAAGATTCGACGGTACGGCCGGTGCTCTCGGTGCGATCGAAGTCGTCCACAGTATGAAGGAGAAGGGCATAACGCCGCATCGGACCATTGAAGTGATCTGTTTCTCCGATGAAGAGGGCAGCCGTTTCAATAAAGGGATCTTCGGTGTCCGCGGGTTGGCTGGAATGCTTGAAGAAGGAGAACTCGAACGCAGGGATAAACAGGGGGTCACGAGAAGGGAAGCGCTGAAGGAATTCGGCGTCGAGCCGGATCTTTCCCAAAGCCCGGTATATCAAAAAGGGGATATTGCCGCATTCCTGGAGTTACATATCGAACAAGGGCCAGTCCTTGAGCAGAAAAACAAGCCGGTTGGGATCGTATCCGGTATTTCAGGCCCAATCTGGCTGACGGTCACACTTGAAGGGTTTGCCGGACATGCTGGATCCGTTCCGATGCCGATGAGGCAGGACGCCCTTGTCGGCGCATCTGAAATCATCCGTAAATTCGATGAACTCGTCAAATCGGAAGGTACTGATACGACAGTGGGAACGGTCGGCAGTATGCAAGTCTTCCCGAATTCGAGGAACATCATTGCAGAGAAAGTGGAGTTCACGGTAGACCTTCGTGATATCGACCTGGAAGCACGCACCCAACTCGAAGAAAAGCTTTATGAAATCATTGAAGGGACCGCCAAAGAATATAACCTGAAATATGAGATTAAAGAAGATACCCGCAGTGAACCGAGGTATTGCGCAGATTGGATCAAGAACATCATGAACGAAGAAGATGGGAAGCTCGGCTTCGATTCACCGACTTTGATGAGCGGACCTTTTCACGATGCGCTGATCATGTCTTACATCAGTGATTACGGGATGATTTTCGTCCGCTGCGAAAAAGGGATCAGCCATAATCCTCTCGAGTTCGCGGAGATGGAAGACATCGAAAAAGGAGTGCAGCTGCTATACGCAACAGCTGTCCGCATCAGCCAATCATAA
- a CDS encoding NUDIX hydrolase: MWNKQPPSVQVTGRFVEEGKMVDRSEKAVGNKHNIFVQGDKMTDKQIVLVASVSIIKDEEVLMIKENKPNVINKWNFPSGHIEMGEDIPYAARREVKEETGLDVELTYTTGVYNFISSFKDQVILFHFVGQVIGGSINLEEDEIIDSAWVKVSELVKADDDKLRDPSAIKQIANCLVKKNYHPISVFHKQIK; encoded by the coding sequence TTGTGGAACAAGCAGCCGCCCTCTGTTCAAGTAACGGGCAGGTTTGTTGAAGAAGGAAAAATGGTTGATCGAAGCGAAAAGGCAGTAGGGAATAAACATAATATATTTGTACAAGGAGACAAAATGACAGATAAACAGATTGTTTTAGTTGCTAGTGTTTCAATAATTAAAGATGAAGAAGTTTTAATGATTAAAGAAAACAAACCAAATGTAATAAATAAATGGAATTTTCCAAGTGGACACATTGAAATGGGAGAAGACATTCCTTATGCAGCCAGGAGAGAAGTGAAGGAAGAGACGGGGTTAGATGTAGAACTTACATATACAACTGGTGTTTACAACTTTATTAGCAGTTTTAAAGATCAAGTTATTTTGTTTCATTTTGTAGGGCAGGTTATTGGGGGTTCAATTAATCTTGAAGAAGATGAAATTATAGACAGTGCCTGGGTGAAGGTGAGTGAATTAGTAAAGGCAGATGATGATAAACTTCGCGACCCAAGTGCTATAAAACAAATAGCAAATTGTCTTGTTAAAAAAAATTACCATCCCATTAGTGTATTCCATAAACAAATTAAATAA